Within the Mercenaria mercenaria strain notata unplaced genomic scaffold, MADL_Memer_1 contig_1879, whole genome shotgun sequence genome, the region aattaaaaatgcTGCTGACGTTACCGTATTTgcccattttctttaatttgacggCCATCTtggtcgccatcttggatttctccaTAGTAATGAAAATATGGAGCTAAATGGTTTCAAGACTGAAAACACATTAATGTTGTACATAGCAATGGCCATTGATGTTGATTTTCTAGTAAAGTGTTAATTTTATGCCTAATGTTAATAGTCAAATAGCcaaatattcaataaatttgaacttttgaccttgaatgtgaccttgaccttgagatgtgtatatctgtaaacacaTTTTCTGTGGGCTTGTACACTGTAAATACAATTTAagttgttttcaataaaatatattgatttaatttaaaatgctGCTGACATTACCATATTTgtccattttctttaatttggcggccatcttggtcgccatcttggatttctcctAACTGCAAGCAAGGATAGATGGCCAAACTCACTTTTCATAAGTATTGAACCTTCCCCTATAACATGGGGTAGATATATTTGTATATCATGCCGGACACTATTACCTTGGCTTCCAGACTAAACATCCtcgtatttatttactttatacaTTATTTGATATTTCTGTTTCGTTTAAGGTTAAGCAAAATGTCATCAACAAagcacagaaatatttggtaaatgaAAACATATGAATGAAAGCTTTGCTAAAGGACTGTCGCTCGAATTTAGTAAAATGTAGTAATCGgtatctgtattttaaaaaatctgtaaaaacaatATCAATATGTAGAATATTCTTCTAGTCACCCAAAATCTTGTAAAGATGGAATACCATTTAGCCAAGCAAAAATGTATAGAAGAATTATTTCTAATAATGAATGTTTTCAAAACTCAATCAATGAATTACATGACTTTTTCTAGAGCGTAATTATCCACCTGAAATTGTTGATAGTGCTGTTGAAAAAGTGTCTAAATTAAGCTAAGAACAGGCACTTActaatgaaaatcttaaaaactcCTTGATACCATTTGTTATTGAATACAACCCTTCTTTACCTAATATACGAGCCATATTAAATGTTATGCCTTACAAAAATATGGAAGTGTAACCTTTTTACATACTTTCAAACCAGCTCCAGCTTTTAAACGTGCCAAAAGTGTTCGAGACTTCCTAGTACGTTCTGCTTTCAAATCAAGTTATTTCCTCTAAAATGCTATACAGACTGCACTTcgaaaaatgttatatattataacTTGTAAAAAATGTCACAAACAGTAAGTTGGACAAACAAACCAACAGATTTCAAAACGTATGACTAGCCACCGTCATGACATTAGAAATAACGATGAATCGATTTCAAGTTATTTGTCCAATGTCGCTGTTCACTGTAATGAAAATGACCATTCTCTTGAGGAGTTTTCATTTATGCCGGTTGATGTTATTCAAGATGATATGAAGAGACTATGCAAAGAATCTTTCTGGATACACAAACTTAAAACATTATATCCAGATGTATGAATGCCAAAGTGATTTACCATGCTTAACtactataattatgtttgtaataataacAATGTTATCGTTAGTTtctttttgtcagttttatatatatttatggaaACGTTTGGTATCTTACTGATCCGATAGCCTGATATTACAAATATAACATTTGCTGCATTAAAATTGTAATAGTTTTTCGTGTCTTATGGTATTTGtctagtatatacatgtaaatattgtaatgttgGAGTTACATACCAATAAATTCACTGGTGAATAATATGACCTTACAAAAACTTGACTTGAGTAACTTTGTCATTACTGTTTCAAAATTGATCAACACTGGAGAAAGAATGTTGTTTTAACAGTTGAGGTATGATTGTTCTAATGTAAGGAAGGTAACTAAATAAATTAGTACTAACTGGTCTAAGTTTTTATTCGATTTCACATTCTGTCTTAAAATAGTGCTAAACATGTTTACCtgtcagaatataccaagcaaaggccattttgtaaacattactattagtgatctgaTACCTTAAGTGAAAAGATAACAAGTACTTATGTATTCATTTACACCGGATAGATATGATTATTTGCACTTGAAATAGCAATGGCCTtccattttattaaaacaattaagAGGTAATTCATAACACACAAGTATACATATATGagataaatagaaaatatatggGATACTTTGGATAAAGTAGATGATATAATCAGTTATATTGGATTTAGTTATAAAAACTAGgttatcttttatttattcagTCTGACAAAACAGGCTGAAGATCGATTGGAATAGCTACGTCCTTAGTTTGATTATCTCATCCAGAACTGCATAATGTTTGGAATGATTTTGTGTTTGCTGTTTAATCACGTAATATCAGTGTCAGGTAACACTGTTTATGGACCACAGTGTCACATCTCTGGAAACGTTACAGACTGCAGCAGTCAAAATCTGACTTACATTCCGAAACTGAGCAACCAAACCAAGCAACTGATATTTGATTACAACATTTTACCAAATGTTACACAAGGAACGTTTAGTAATATAAGCAGGCTTGATCGTATGTTAGATTTATCTTTTTGTTATGACCATATAACATTCTTATCGCCAAATTCCTTCTACATATTCACTTATTTGAAGTATTTGGATTTGTCTGGAAATAGGATAAATGTTGATGACTTGGCTGCATTTCTAgcagaaacagaaagaaacagtCATCTCAAATTTCTGAAGTTGAACAATGTTAGCTTAGAGATGGATCCAggtaaaacattttctttgatgcAAGAAACCAAGCTAGATACTCTGTATCTGATGTCAAATGGTATAAGAAGTCTTTCTAAGATGGTTCTGCAGCGTATGAATACATTGCTCCTTCTCACCCTCGATAGCAACCTTCTTGCTGAGTTAGAACTTCCGGTGATGAAAAGACTAAAAGAACTACGAGTGAACCACAATCGTCTTCGTGGTATGCCAGATTTTTGTCTGAATAAAAGTAGTTCTGAAACAGAAGTTGGAAGCTTAACTCGATTGCACCTTAGTTATAACCAAATCAGTGTTCTAAGCAGCAAAAGTTTTAAGTGTTTACCAAAGTTAACACAACTTAAAGTAAAAGGAAATATAATCTCCTTGTTACCTAACGAAATGTTTTCTTCAGTAAAATATATTGAACTTTTTGATGTAAGTTTGAATACTGGGCATCGCGCTCGCATTGAACCACGTGCGTTATGGTCAAAAACTCTTCGATCCTTGACTACGGGGTTCGATGGATCAGCTAAGTCTATATTTGATTCAATAGAAGACACCTTCAGGAATTTACCTCGGTTTGAGGGACTGAGTATCAACCACATTAATATGCTTAACCTGACAGACAAAGCAATTTCAACTCTCTTTTTGCCTTTACCTGGCTTGAAACATTTTGAGTGTTATAGTTGTCGGATATCGCAGTATCCTAGTATATTTCTAAAAAATGAATCCCTTTTGGAACACATCAGTTTACAGGCGAATTTTATTGAAACAATCAGTGATTCTACATTCAGGAACAAACCGTAc harbors:
- the LOC128551969 gene encoding carboxypeptidase N subunit 2-like, encoding MFGMILCLLFNHVISVSGNTVYGPQCHISGNVTDCSSQNLTYIPKLSNQTKQLIFDYNILPNVTQGTFSNISRLDRMLDLSFCYDHITFLSPNSFYIFTYLKYLDLSGNRINVDDLAAFLAETERNSHLKFLKLNNVSLEMDPGKTFSLMQETKLDTLYLMSNGIRSLSKMVLQRMNTLLLLTLDSNLLAELELPVMKRLKELRVNHNRLRGMPDFCLNKSSSETEVGSLTRLHLSYNQISVLSSKSFKCLPKLTQLKVKGNIISLLPNEMFSSVKYIELFDVSLNTGHRARIEPRALWSKTLRSLTTGFDGSAKSIFDSIEDTFRNLPRFEGLSINHINMLNLTDKAISTLFLPLPGLKHFECYSCRISQYPSIFLKNESLLEHISLQANFIETISDSTFRNKPYLKYLNLGMNKLSHLKKSSLSDAFLNSLDTLDLSGNPYTCDCDLVWFIT